Proteins encoded within one genomic window of Spirulina major PCC 6313:
- a CDS encoding glycosyltransferase family 4 protein, whose product MKVLHLSYSDLDGGACRGTYQLHKALQRIGVDSQMLVLKKDSTDPSVIGPTEKATELIANSLRGVIDRYPLRRYPQKKTYVFSPAIFPPQELAKIRAVNPDVINLHWINKGFLTPESLPKLGKPLVWTLQDMWSMTGGCHYSEGCDRFTAQCGACPLLGSTQEHDLSRKLWQRKAKAWANLDLHIVGVSQWVADCVKRSSLLQRYPVAVIGEAMDTTIFKPRPKAQARELLNLDCDRHYILFSALNPTRDKRKGFAYLQPALQQLRDLPNTELLILGTDQLDPSLDIGLPARYLGKRFDDLSLALAYNAADVAVAPSLEDACPKGALEPLACGVPVVSFDSTGLKDIVEHQVNGYRAACFESEDLARGIQWVLDQEGETLAINARRTVETRFWPDAEARQYLAIYEKITGQG is encoded by the coding sequence ATGAAAGTTCTCCACCTCAGCTATTCAGACCTCGACGGTGGCGCGTGTCGGGGAACCTACCAACTCCACAAAGCCCTCCAGCGCATCGGCGTAGATTCCCAAATGTTGGTGCTCAAAAAAGACAGCACCGACCCCAGCGTCATCGGCCCCACAGAAAAAGCCACGGAACTGATCGCCAACAGCCTCCGAGGCGTGATCGATCGCTACCCCCTGCGCCGCTATCCTCAGAAAAAAACCTACGTCTTTTCCCCCGCCATTTTCCCGCCCCAAGAATTGGCGAAAATCCGCGCCGTTAACCCCGATGTGATTAATCTCCATTGGATTAACAAAGGCTTTCTCACCCCGGAAAGTCTGCCCAAGCTGGGGAAGCCATTGGTGTGGACACTGCAAGATATGTGGTCCATGACCGGGGGCTGTCACTATTCCGAAGGGTGCGATCGCTTCACCGCCCAATGTGGAGCCTGTCCCCTCTTGGGTTCAACCCAAGAGCATGATCTATCCCGCAAACTGTGGCAGCGCAAGGCCAAAGCCTGGGCCAATCTGGATTTACATATCGTCGGGGTGAGCCAATGGGTGGCCGATTGTGTCAAACGCAGCAGTTTGTTGCAACGCTATCCCGTGGCTGTGATCGGCGAAGCGATGGACACCACCATTTTTAAACCCCGCCCCAAAGCCCAAGCGCGGGAACTGCTGAACCTAGACTGCGATCGCCATTACATCCTCTTCAGCGCCCTCAACCCCACCCGCGACAAGCGCAAAGGCTTCGCCTACCTCCAGCCCGCCCTCCAACAGTTGCGCGACCTCCCCAACACGGAACTGCTGATCCTCGGTACCGATCAACTCGATCCCAGCCTCGACATCGGCCTCCCGGCCCGCTACCTCGGCAAACGCTTCGATGATCTCTCCCTCGCCCTCGCTTACAATGCGGCGGATGTGGCGGTCGCCCCTTCCCTCGAAGATGCCTGTCCGAAGGGGGCGTTAGAACCCTTGGCCTGTGGTGTGCCGGTGGTGAGTTTTGATTCCACGGGTTTAAAGGATATTGTCGAGCATCAGGTCAATGGCTACCGGGCGGCCTGTTTTGAGTCGGAGGATTTAGCGCGGGGCATTCAGTGGGTGTTAGATCAAGAGGGGGAGACCTTGGCGATCAACGCCCGCCGTACGGTGGAAACCCGATTTTGGCCCGATGCAGAAGCCCGCCAATACCTCGCCATCTACGAAAAAATCACCGGCCAGGGGTGA
- a CDS encoding ATP-binding protein produces the protein MIAISLPTRKQDWQTMSFASTLYLCPILDLLLVKVPVNAQPELRLGLQEALVNAAKHGNKLDPSKQVSVQFSICDDLYSWVITDQGEGFRPIQSCPTHPEDLLPDDFSENGRGMCILYHIFDQVHWNREGTQLRLSKRVKRDHSPW, from the coding sequence GTGATTGCGATTTCCTTGCCCACTCGCAAGCAAGATTGGCAAACAATGAGCTTCGCTTCAACGCTCTATCTCTGCCCCATTCTTGACTTACTTTTAGTAAAAGTCCCGGTGAATGCTCAGCCAGAATTACGCCTCGGCTTACAAGAAGCCTTGGTGAATGCTGCCAAGCATGGGAACAAACTCGACCCTAGCAAGCAGGTTTCGGTGCAGTTTTCGATCTGTGATGATCTGTATTCATGGGTGATTACGGATCAGGGAGAGGGTTTTCGTCCGATCCAATCTTGCCCAACCCATCCCGAAGATTTACTGCCGGATGATTTTTCTGAAAATGGTCGTGGAATGTGTATTCTGTACCACATTTTTGACCAAGTTCATTGGAACCGGGAAGGCACTCAATTGCGGCTCTCGAAGCGGGTTAAACGGGATCACTCCCCCTGGTAA
- a CDS encoding allophycocyanin subunit alpha-B → MSVVSQVILNADDQLRYPSSGELKSISSFLETGMQRIRIAEGLAENEKKIVEKASKELWKRRPDFIAPGGNAFGQRQRALCLRDYGWYLRLITYGVLSGDKGPIESIGLIGVKEMYNALEVPVAGMVEAIRCLKDASLGVLSTEDAQATEPYFDYIIQAMN, encoded by the coding sequence ATGAGCGTAGTTAGCCAAGTTATTCTCAACGCTGATGATCAACTCCGCTACCCCAGCAGTGGCGAGCTTAAAAGCATCAGCTCCTTTTTAGAAACCGGAATGCAACGCATTCGCATCGCCGAAGGCCTTGCCGAAAATGAGAAAAAGATCGTCGAAAAAGCCAGCAAAGAACTCTGGAAAAGACGGCCTGACTTTATCGCCCCCGGCGGCAACGCCTTCGGCCAGCGTCAGCGTGCCCTCTGTCTCCGGGACTACGGTTGGTATCTCCGCCTCATCACCTATGGAGTCCTCTCCGGTGACAAAGGCCCCATCGAAAGCATCGGACTCATCGGTGTCAAAGAAATGTACAACGCCCTCGAAGTCCCCGTTGCTGGCATGGTTGAAGCTATTCGCTGCCTCAAAGATGCCTCTTTAGGGGTGTTGAGTACCGAAGATGCTCAAGCCACTGAACCCTACTTTGACTACATCATCCAAGCCATGAACTGA
- the rlmD gene encoding 23S rRNA (uracil(1939)-C(5))-methyltransferase RlmD: MSDSANLWQQGTLIDVDVVDLSDRGDGVAKWDDRAIFIPDTVPGDRVQVRLVQVKRHYAHGKLQGIVTASPDRIRPRCIVADKCGGCQWQHIDDAAQRTAKVNLVEQALQRIGGFESLTLAPLLTGETLHYRNKATYPLHRSTQTNTVQAGYYRKGSHQVVNLNQCPVQDERLDPLLAEVKQDIAERGWSIYNEKRHQGRLRHLALRVGRRTGQQLLTLVSCDRAMPGLEEQAQIWLDRYPGLVGVCLNHNPQRGNVIFGDDTLCMAGQPYLEETFAGLTFRLRPETFFQVNTEVAEQLLGVIQTQLNLQGDEVFLDAYCGIGTFTLPLAQRVKLAIGVESQGSAIAQAEINAKLNGIHNTVFHIKTMENWIKTCDTAPDVALVDPPRKGCDRSVINSLLRLNPQRIVYVSCKPATLARDLKLLCEGDRYRITHLQPADLFPQTPHVECVAILQAQTVTPEPSDSIEEPV, translated from the coding sequence ATGTCTGATTCGGCTAACCTGTGGCAACAGGGAACTTTAATTGATGTTGATGTTGTGGATCTTAGCGATCGCGGCGATGGGGTGGCGAAATGGGACGATCGCGCCATTTTTATCCCCGATACTGTGCCGGGCGATCGTGTTCAGGTGCGCCTTGTCCAGGTGAAGCGTCACTATGCCCATGGAAAGCTCCAGGGGATTGTGACGGCATCGCCGGATCGGATTCGGCCGCGCTGTATTGTGGCGGATAAGTGCGGTGGTTGTCAGTGGCAACATATTGATGATGCTGCCCAACGGACGGCGAAGGTGAATTTAGTTGAGCAGGCCTTGCAGCGGATTGGGGGGTTTGAGTCGTTGACCCTTGCGCCCCTGTTGACGGGGGAGACGCTGCATTATCGCAATAAGGCTACCTATCCCCTCCATCGCTCGACTCAGACTAATACGGTACAGGCGGGCTATTACCGCAAGGGCAGCCATCAGGTGGTGAATCTGAATCAATGTCCGGTGCAGGATGAGCGCCTTGATCCGCTGTTGGCGGAGGTGAAGCAGGATATCGCTGAGCGGGGCTGGAGTATTTATAACGAGAAGCGTCATCAGGGGCGGTTGCGGCATTTGGCGTTGCGGGTGGGGCGACGGACGGGGCAGCAGTTGTTGACGTTGGTGAGTTGCGATCGCGCCATGCCGGGCCTTGAGGAACAGGCGCAAATCTGGCTTGACCGTTATCCGGGCTTGGTGGGGGTCTGTTTAAACCACAATCCGCAGCGGGGCAATGTGATTTTTGGCGATGATACCCTCTGTATGGCGGGACAGCCCTATTTAGAAGAAACCTTTGCGGGGCTGACATTTCGGCTGCGACCGGAGACGTTTTTTCAGGTCAATACCGAAGTGGCCGAACAGCTTTTAGGGGTGATTCAAACGCAGTTGAATTTACAGGGTGATGAGGTGTTCCTTGATGCCTATTGTGGGATTGGGACGTTTACGCTGCCCTTGGCGCAGCGGGTGAAGTTGGCGATTGGGGTGGAGTCCCAAGGCAGTGCGATCGCCCAAGCGGAAATTAACGCCAAACTGAACGGGATTCATAACACGGTCTTCCATATCAAGACGATGGAAAACTGGATCAAAACCTGCGACACGGCCCCGGATGTGGCCCTGGTTGATCCGCCTCGGAAGGGGTGCGATCGCAGCGTGATCAACAGCCTCCTGCGCCTCAATCCGCAGCGGATCGTCTACGTCAGTTGTAAACCCGCCACCCTCGCCCGTGATTTAAAACTCCTCTGCGAGGGCGATCGCTACCGGATCACCCACCTCCAACCCGCCGACCTCTTCCCCCAAACCCCCCATGTTGAATGCGTCGCCATCCTCCAAGCCCAAACCGTCACTCCAGAGCCAAGTGATAGCATTGAGGAACCTGTTTAA
- a CDS encoding tetratricopeptide repeat protein, which produces MTQQRGIVQRVLIILSGVAFLGGTAVMGISLMTSDRPPSNAAADTTATEAENAAKTQLEAQESGYAAVVEREPENQLALEGLVQTRIELGKLQESLAPLETLHKLNPENPQYLQAIAAIHLQTQNFAAALPHLETLHELNPDDTELKSTLDQVKTFVETGELPPSAAPAPEPNPTPNDE; this is translated from the coding sequence ATGACCCAACAACGCGGCATTGTGCAACGAGTTCTGATCATTCTCTCTGGTGTGGCCTTCCTCGGCGGCACAGCCGTCATGGGCATTTCTCTGATGACCTCGGATCGCCCCCCCTCCAATGCTGCCGCCGACACCACAGCAACAGAAGCCGAAAACGCGGCAAAAACCCAACTCGAAGCCCAAGAATCCGGCTATGCGGCAGTGGTCGAACGCGAACCGGAAAACCAACTCGCCCTCGAAGGATTAGTCCAAACCCGCATCGAACTCGGCAAACTCCAAGAATCCCTCGCTCCCCTCGAAACTCTCCACAAACTTAACCCCGAAAACCCGCAATATTTGCAAGCGATCGCCGCCATCCACCTCCAAACCCAAAACTTCGCCGCCGCCCTCCCCCACCTCGAAACCCTCCACGAACTCAACCCCGACGACACCGAACTCAAAAGCACCCTCGACCAGGTTAAAACCTTCGTCGAAACCGGCGAACTCCCCCCCAGCGCCGCCCCCGCCCCTGAACCCAACCCAACGCCCAATGATGAGTAG
- a CDS encoding CmcI family methyltransferase produces the protein MMSSSQPQYRILLASSDPGVGGVAQYNYALLKGLGGLHCQVTYLQYGSSVDTDWIRAQYPQVHQVNINPDDPESLRQWLINPTTQPHLILCSNTNPFTNFALKAIALERHIPYIIIEGLVEPHLATQNAPYLHLLAQHYAHAHAVIAVSQDNLTLLHQHFRLPPDQGQVIHYGRPPEYFTPIDPTLRHDLRRAQNIPADAVVCFTAARIESRKGYQFQLAAIQALRHTERWDHLYFVWAGGGLFEPELETELKAQLETANAIDHVKFLGQIDTVQTWLNIADIFILPSQLEGMPLSIIEAMAKGLPVIATAVSGIPEQLGETGQLLADPKQDANQTIQDLIDTLTTWSQDAELRHDIGRACAARATQLFTEDRMLTETLTMIQSALQTPHDYISPGLAEVHPDAAFPHMIVGNPDTCNWPYLRRDIPHYWYVDQRQPTIGFLSRDEAHLLYNLARQFAGQRGLEIGCWMGWSACHLALAGLELDVIDPVLGDTTAYESVSQSLRAAGVLDRVNLIAGYSPQAVEALATEQQRRWSLLFIDGNHEHPGPLEDAIACEPLAAVDALVVFHDLAAPAVAQGLDYFRDRGWQTLVYQTMQIMGIAWRGNVQPVDHTPDPAVAWSLPPHLHGYNISGQITPSSPSNASPVRELIAQVAAFVAANANTTTQTSYKADQVLTVFQQLEQCVTNGIQEEGLHIARSVCLCLLARHREALAAAKLELQYHPHNQDAQLQVAQLEAMLGESAHLAPIPTRDRPWYTELPKSTLHSIQTASHNYAYRGIPMIKNPFDFALYPLLLWQIKPKTIIEIGSKDGGSAVWFGDLLDNFNIDGHIYSLDIVKVTQYNHPRVTFLEGDGRNLDQSFSPQFFTQLPRPLLVIEDADHTYETSYAVLNFFDQYLEPDEYIVIEDGIISDLIADPTYNTGPHRALRQFLTENHHYEIDHHFCDFFGYNLTWCTNGFLQKKARKNSAPLQLQFKPQTAQPSDLVQTTTPNFCIVIDGMFFQRYNTGIARVWRSLLSHWEKTEFAQHLIIIDRGGSAPRLDGLTYRTLPLHSYENPDIERQQLQQICDQENATLFISTYYTIPITTPSVFMAYDMIPEMLGADFNEPMWQEKHRAIEHAQAYIGISQNTLDDLVRCFPDAATKPRTVAHCGVEPIFTPAREGEIERFKQKYGIHKPYFILSAPGTGYKNAQLFFRAFAQLPTRLGFELVCTGNMGYLDDGLRAMVPGNTIHTLYLEDEELRLAFSGAIALVYPSRYEGFGLPVLEALACGCPIITSPIASLPEVAGEAAIYVNPDDEATMIAALCEVQNPRVRQSLRLAGLQQAQQFSWEKMAQTVEQALIMATVPVTNLSGTNYILTPDWSQSEDILNEVLSELFKTLAQQKNPMTLLFYAAAANAEDVNTLLTGIAFNLMMMEAVDLDEHLAIAILPPLHPVQWSALLPNIQGRIPLVCDDPEVVTLPPVQVLPVVQLPS, from the coding sequence ATGATGAGTAGCTCTCAACCTCAATACCGCATCCTTCTCGCTAGCTCAGATCCGGGTGTGGGGGGAGTCGCTCAATATAACTACGCTTTACTAAAAGGGTTGGGAGGACTCCATTGCCAAGTCACCTATTTACAATACGGTTCCTCCGTCGATACCGACTGGATTCGCGCCCAATATCCCCAGGTGCATCAAGTCAACATCAATCCCGATGATCCGGAATCCCTCCGCCAATGGCTGATCAACCCCACCACACAGCCCCATCTGATTCTCTGTAGCAATACCAACCCGTTCACCAACTTTGCTTTAAAAGCGATCGCCCTCGAACGACACATTCCCTACATCATCATCGAAGGCCTCGTTGAACCACACCTCGCCACCCAAAACGCCCCCTATCTCCACCTCCTCGCCCAGCACTACGCCCACGCCCACGCCGTCATCGCCGTTTCCCAAGACAACCTCACGCTGCTGCACCAGCATTTTCGCCTCCCCCCCGACCAAGGCCAGGTGATCCACTACGGCCGCCCCCCGGAATATTTCACCCCTATCGATCCCACCCTCCGCCACGACCTCCGCCGCGCTCAAAACATTCCCGCCGATGCCGTCGTCTGTTTTACCGCCGCTCGGATCGAATCCCGCAAAGGCTATCAATTTCAACTCGCCGCCATCCAAGCCCTCCGCCACACTGAACGTTGGGATCATCTCTATTTTGTATGGGCGGGGGGCGGTCTCTTTGAACCCGAACTAGAAACGGAATTAAAAGCCCAACTCGAAACCGCCAACGCCATCGACCACGTTAAATTTTTGGGACAAATCGACACCGTTCAAACCTGGCTCAACATTGCCGACATTTTTATCCTGCCGTCCCAACTCGAAGGCATGCCCCTCAGCATCATCGAAGCGATGGCTAAAGGCTTGCCGGTGATTGCCACTGCTGTCAGTGGCATTCCGGAACAGTTGGGCGAAACCGGCCAACTCCTCGCCGATCCCAAGCAGGATGCCAACCAAACCATTCAAGACCTGATTGATACCCTCACAACGTGGAGCCAAGACGCTGAACTGCGGCACGACATTGGGCGTGCCTGTGCAGCACGGGCAACACAACTGTTCACCGAAGACCGGATGCTCACGGAAACCCTCACGATGATTCAATCTGCCCTCCAAACGCCCCACGACTACATTTCCCCCGGTTTGGCTGAAGTCCACCCCGACGCGGCCTTTCCCCACATGATTGTCGGGAATCCGGACACCTGCAATTGGCCCTACCTGCGGCGGGACATTCCGCATTACTGGTATGTTGACCAACGCCAACCCACGATTGGCTTTTTAAGTCGTGATGAAGCTCATTTGCTCTATAATCTGGCTCGACAGTTTGCGGGTCAACGCGGTTTAGAAATTGGCTGTTGGATGGGTTGGTCTGCGTGTCATCTAGCTCTGGCGGGGCTGGAGTTGGATGTGATTGATCCGGTGTTGGGGGATACGACGGCCTATGAGAGTGTGTCGCAGTCGTTGCGAGCAGCGGGGGTTTTGGATCGTGTGAATTTGATTGCGGGATATAGTCCGCAGGCGGTTGAGGCTTTAGCGACTGAACAACAGCGGCGTTGGTCACTGCTTTTTATTGATGGGAACCATGAACATCCGGGGCCGCTAGAGGATGCGATCGCCTGCGAACCCCTCGCGGCAGTCGATGCCCTGGTGGTGTTTCATGATTTAGCGGCTCCGGCCGTAGCTCAAGGGTTGGATTATTTTCGCGATCGCGGTTGGCAAACCCTGGTCTACCAAACCATGCAAATCATGGGCATTGCCTGGCGTGGCAATGTCCAACCCGTAGACCACACCCCCGATCCCGCCGTCGCCTGGTCACTACCGCCCCACCTCCACGGGTACAACATCAGCGGCCAAATCACTCCATCATCCCCGTCCAATGCTTCCCCCGTGCGTGAGTTAATCGCTCAAGTCGCTGCCTTCGTTGCTGCAAATGCCAACACCACAACTCAAACATCCTACAAAGCCGATCAAGTTCTCACCGTCTTCCAACAACTCGAACAATGTGTTACGAACGGTATACAAGAAGAAGGATTACACATTGCTCGCTCTGTTTGTCTCTGTTTATTAGCTCGACATCGTGAAGCCCTTGCCGCTGCAAAACTTGAATTACAATATCATCCCCACAATCAAGACGCTCAATTACAAGTAGCACAATTAGAAGCAATGTTGGGTGAATCTGCTCATTTAGCACCCATTCCAACCCGCGATCGCCCCTGGTATACCGAATTACCAAAATCAACACTTCACTCAATTCAAACTGCCTCCCACAACTATGCCTATCGAGGCATTCCGATGATCAAAAATCCCTTTGATTTTGCTCTTTATCCCCTTCTTTTATGGCAAATCAAACCTAAAACCATTATCGAAATCGGTTCTAAAGATGGTGGGAGTGCTGTGTGGTTTGGAGACTTGTTGGACAACTTTAATATTGATGGTCATATCTATTCTCTAGATATCGTTAAAGTTACCCAGTACAATCATCCGCGAGTGACATTCTTAGAAGGTGATGGACGCAATCTTGATCAATCATTTTCACCTCAATTCTTCACTCAGTTACCCCGACCGTTATTGGTAATTGAAGATGCTGATCATACCTACGAAACAAGCTATGCTGTCCTCAATTTCTTTGATCAATATCTCGAACCTGATGAATATATTGTGATTGAAGACGGCATTATTTCCGATCTCATCGCCGATCCAACCTATAACACAGGCCCCCATCGTGCCTTACGACAATTCCTCACTGAAAATCATCACTACGAGATTGATCATCACTTTTGCGATTTCTTTGGCTATAACTTAACCTGGTGTACCAACGGTTTTTTACAGAAAAAAGCTCGTAAAAATTCAGCCCCATTGCAACTTCAATTTAAACCCCAGACAGCACAACCCTCTGATCTTGTACAAACTACTACCCCTAATTTTTGTATTGTGATTGATGGGATGTTTTTTCAGCGGTATAACACGGGGATTGCGCGGGTGTGGCGATCGCTCCTCAGCCATTGGGAAAAAACCGAATTTGCACAGCATTTAATCATTATTGATCGTGGTGGATCAGCCCCTCGCTTAGATGGCTTAACCTACCGCACCCTGCCCCTCCACAGTTATGAAAATCCCGACATTGAACGGCAACAACTTCAGCAAATTTGCGATCAAGAAAACGCCACCCTCTTCATTTCCACCTACTACACCATTCCAATCACCACGCCCTCCGTCTTCATGGCCTATGACATGATTCCAGAAATGTTGGGGGCTGATTTTAATGAACCAATGTGGCAAGAAAAGCACCGCGCCATTGAGCATGCCCAGGCCTATATCGGCATTTCGCAAAATACCTTAGATGATCTCGTGCGCTGTTTTCCTGACGCAGCCACGAAACCAAGAACCGTCGCCCATTGTGGCGTTGAACCAATTTTCACTCCCGCCCGTGAGGGTGAAATTGAACGCTTCAAACAAAAATATGGCATTCATAAACCCTACTTTATTCTCAGTGCGCCAGGAACCGGTTATAAAAATGCACAACTCTTTTTCCGAGCGTTTGCACAGTTGCCGACGCGCTTAGGTTTTGAATTAGTTTGTACGGGAAATATGGGGTACTTGGATGACGGTTTGCGGGCGATGGTTCCGGGGAATACGATTCACACCCTTTATTTAGAAGATGAGGAATTGCGGTTGGCATTTTCAGGGGCGATCGCCCTCGTGTATCCCTCCCGTTATGAAGGATTTGGTTTACCCGTCCTCGAAGCCTTGGCCTGTGGTTGCCCAATTATTACATCACCGATCGCCTCACTGCCGGAAGTCGCCGGGGAAGCCGCCATTTATGTCAATCCCGACGATGAAGCCACCATGATCGCCGCTCTGTGTGAGGTACAAAATCCCCGTGTGCGCCAATCTTTACGCCTTGCCGGACTCCAACAAGCCCAGCAATTTTCCTGGGAAAAAATGGCGCAAACGGTTGAGCAGGCGTTAATTATGGCCACTGTGCCGGTCACGAATTTGAGCGGTACTAATTATATTCTCACCCCGGATTGGTCACAATCGGAGGACATATTAAACGAAGTCCTCAGCGAACTCTTTAAAACCTTAGCTCAACAAAAAAATCCGATGACGCTGTTATTTTATGCAGCCGCTGCCAATGCTGAAGACGTGAATACATTACTGACGGGGATCGCGTTTAACTTGATGATGAT